One Vanessa cardui chromosome 14, ilVanCard2.1, whole genome shotgun sequence DNA segment encodes these proteins:
- the LOC124535401 gene encoding uncharacterized protein LOC124535401 — MENGMKNVGHSNVQVSRYIKYLGLVLDGCWSFEEHFKLLVPRIEKAVGALHRLLSNLGGPREEIRRLYAGVVRSMALYGAPVWSHRLTGTRRCKTKILSLQRRVAIRMVRGYRTISLRAATLVACFPPLDILAQRDVRVYDQTRAFRQSGGSASYPASVLEALRRQEQRRAHTTWYARLCGDRYAHKRVVSAILLAFEAWMRRKRRVTFRLTQVLTGHGCFGEYLCRIGREATAVCHHCGARRCPTHARGVSRVDRGKASLGPANRAKSLPVRQSCRRCYARNRRGRPFWSPRALPS, encoded by the coding sequence GTCACTCAAACGTCCAGGTGTCCAGGTACATAAAATACCTGGGCCTTGTCCTGGACGGTTGCTGGAGCTTTGAAGAGCACTTCAAGCTCCTGGTCCCCCGGATCGAGAAGGCAGTGGGTGCGTTGCACAGACTGCTGTCTAATCTCGGGGGACCGAGGGAGGAGATTCGCCGCCTCTATGCTGGTGTCGTGCGATCGATGGCCCTCTATGGGGCACCCGTTTGGTCACACCGACTGACGGGCACCCGCCGCTGCAAGACTAAGATCCTGAGTCTGCAGCGGAGAGTGGCCATCCGCATGGTGCGGGGATATCGCACGATATCCCTAAGGGCGGCGACCCTTGTGGCGTGCTTTCCGCCGTTGGACATCCTGGCGCAGAGGGACGTGAGGGTCTACGACCAGACTCGCGCCTTCCGTCAAAGCGGCGGAAGTGCGTCCTACCCTGCCAGCGTCCTCGAAGCGCTCAGGCGGCAGGAGCAGAGAAGGGCACACACGACGTGGTACGCCCGTCTGTGCGGAGATCGGTACGCGCACAAACGCGTCGTGAGTGCGATCCTGCTAGCCTTCGAGGCCTGGATGCGGCGGAAGCGACGAGTCACCTTCCGACTTACACAGGTGCTGACCGGTCACGGTTGCTTTGGAGAGTACCTGTGTAGGATCGGACGCGAGGCGACGGCGGTTTGCCACCACTGCGGGGCGAGACGATGCCCAACACACGCTAGAGGCGTGTCCCGCGTGGACCGCGGAAAGGCAAGTCTTGGTCCAGCAAATCGGGCGAAATCTCTCCCTGTTCGCCAGTCGTGTCGGCGATGCTACGCAAGGAATCGGCGTGGGAGGCCGTTCTGGAGTCCCcgagcgttgccaagttga